A part of Bacteroidetes bacterium SB0662_bin_6 genomic DNA contains:
- a CDS encoding restriction endonuclease: MTVDLLCLEAGAFAEAESKHREPSLFGVTDGKAVGTYLEQKFQEDLHHRYVYEAGSSAKGIDFPELGVDLKVTSHKRPQSSCPYESARQKLYGLGYSLLVFVYDKTDDDETRTARLNILHTIYVAAERTADYQTTTGIRQIVENSGNVDDLLGFFSERMLPVEDIVATRLAEEVLANPPGIGYLTISNALQWRLQYSRAITEAGAVDGIVRVR; encoded by the coding sequence TTGACCGTTGATCTGCTCTGCCTAGAGGCCGGCGCCTTTGCCGAGGCGGAGTCAAAGCACCGAGAACCGTCGTTGTTCGGAGTAACGGACGGCAAGGCGGTAGGGACCTACCTGGAACAGAAGTTTCAGGAGGACCTCCACCACAGGTACGTCTACGAAGCGGGAAGTTCAGCGAAAGGAATCGACTTCCCGGAGCTCGGTGTGGACCTCAAGGTCACGAGTCACAAACGACCCCAATCATCCTGTCCCTACGAGTCTGCCCGCCAGAAGCTGTATGGCCTTGGCTACTCACTGCTCGTCTTCGTCTACGACAAGACGGACGATGACGAGACGCGCACCGCCCGGCTCAACATCCTTCACACGATTTACGTGGCGGCCGAGCGTACCGCGGACTACCAGACCACCACGGGCATCCGCCAAATCGTTGAGAACAGCGGAAACGTGGATGACCTCCTCGGCTTCTTCTCGGAGCGGATGCTTCCGGTGGAGGACATCGTGGCGACCCGTCTCGCCGAAGAAGTCCTCGCGAATCCCCCCGGCATAGGATACCTGACGATCTCGAACGCCCTGCAATGGAGGCTGCAGTACAGTCGCGCCATCACCGAAGCGGGCGCTGTCGATGGCATCGTTCGAGTGAGGTGA
- a CDS encoding SAM-dependent DNA methyltransferase: MTSADLTRLGSSNLPKKMNFQGHRGLDALTGKGNFDISEWMLLRALEWIEGREASLAILCKVAVVRRVLRHVWSHGYRLRNAEVRRIDADKHFGASVDACLFSVSGSLQRGEVECAVYDSLEAAAPSSRFGFRDGELVADLELYERWKHLSGLQRYRWRSGVKHDCSKVMELRRSGPDSYLNGFQEEVQLEPRFLFPMLKSSEVANGAVAEPTRWMLITQSAIGDDTSLIESEAPQTWKYLCAHGDRLDRRGSTIYQNRARFSVFGVGPYTFAPWRVAISGFYKKLDFRTVGSFEGKPIVLDDTCYFLPCGSRAEADCVHDLLRSEPAQELLGAFTFWDSKRPITVGLLSRLDLLAVAREVGADEGALASLGERSRAQDQLEFL, from the coding sequence GTGACGAGCGCAGACCTCACGCGTCTCGGAAGCTCGAATCTTCCCAAGAAGATGAACTTCCAAGGTCACCGCGGACTCGACGCCCTTACTGGCAAGGGAAACTTCGACATTTCGGAGTGGATGCTCCTCCGCGCCTTGGAGTGGATCGAAGGACGGGAAGCGAGCCTCGCAATCCTGTGCAAGGTTGCGGTGGTTCGCCGGGTCCTACGCCATGTGTGGAGCCATGGATACCGGCTCCGGAATGCGGAGGTGCGTCGTATCGACGCCGACAAACACTTCGGAGCATCGGTCGACGCCTGCCTGTTCTCGGTTTCGGGTTCACTCCAGCGCGGAGAGGTGGAGTGTGCGGTCTACGATTCCCTTGAGGCTGCCGCTCCGTCGTCGCGATTCGGGTTCCGGGATGGAGAGCTCGTGGCGGATTTGGAGCTCTACGAAAGGTGGAAGCACCTAAGCGGGCTGCAGCGATACCGGTGGCGCTCAGGTGTGAAGCACGATTGCTCGAAGGTCATGGAACTGCGCCGATCCGGTCCGGATTCCTATCTGAATGGCTTCCAAGAGGAAGTGCAGCTTGAGCCTCGGTTCCTGTTCCCGATGCTGAAGAGTTCTGAGGTAGCTAACGGTGCCGTGGCGGAACCAACCCGGTGGATGCTGATAACTCAATCGGCGATCGGCGATGACACTAGCCTCATCGAATCGGAGGCTCCCCAGACCTGGAAGTATCTCTGCGCGCATGGAGACCGCCTCGACCGCCGCGGTAGCACGATCTATCAAAACCGAGCTCGCTTCTCGGTTTTCGGCGTCGGACCCTACACGTTTGCACCTTGGCGAGTGGCCATTTCCGGGTTCTACAAGAAGCTCGACTTCCGCACGGTCGGCTCCTTCGAGGGCAAGCCAATTGTCCTGGACGACACCTGCTACTTCCTGCCCTGCGGGTCGAGGGCCGAAGCGGATTGCGTACATGACTTGCTGCGTTCTGAACCTGCCCAGGAGTTGCTGGGCGCCTTCACGTTCTGGGACTCCAAGCGACCGATCACGGTGGGGCTACTCAGTCGCCTAGATTTGCTCGCGGTCGCTCGAGAGGTAGGTGCCGATGAGGGGGCGTTGGCCTCGTTGGGCGAACGCAGCCGCGCGCAGGACCAACTAGAGTTTCTGTAG
- a CDS encoding MBL fold metallo-hydrolase translates to MSFELDIHAVGQGQSSGDAITLRFGELGTPHQKVVVVDGGYQADGEALVDFIPRVYGTRTIDLMISTHPHSDHVGGLRPLLESLDVRELWMHRPWTRSHSIHTYITDGRVTHRSLTDRLQQSFRQAHELEQLAIEKRVVVREPFAGVMLGNEIIVAGPTEDYYASLMASFDDDQRAASLGETLMRGVRAAVRRLVESWDDEALVEPDEDAVSPVNNSSAILYLNLEELILLTADAGVPALRRALDVLTLAQLSTDFRWFQLPHHGSKRNLGPSILNRLLGRPFGAESNKWGIVSAATDGRPKHPSQRVINAVRRRGAKVQSTSGQNILLQSDDALPRPGYHPLATLEFVSEYED, encoded by the coding sequence ATGAGCTTCGAACTGGACATCCACGCCGTCGGCCAAGGTCAGTCGAGCGGCGACGCGATCACGCTCCGTTTCGGAGAGCTGGGTACGCCACACCAGAAGGTGGTGGTCGTAGATGGCGGCTATCAGGCGGACGGAGAAGCCTTGGTGGACTTCATCCCTCGCGTCTACGGCACTCGTACGATCGACCTAATGATAAGCACACATCCGCACAGCGACCACGTGGGCGGCCTTCGACCGCTACTCGAATCACTGGATGTGCGCGAACTATGGATGCACCGGCCCTGGACTCGATCCCACTCCATCCACACCTACATCACCGACGGGCGCGTCACCCATCGCAGCCTTACGGACCGATTGCAGCAATCGTTCAGGCAGGCGCATGAGCTCGAGCAGTTGGCTATAGAGAAGCGTGTCGTTGTACGAGAACCGTTCGCCGGAGTGATGTTGGGGAACGAGATTATTGTGGCCGGCCCGACCGAAGATTACTACGCGAGTTTGATGGCCTCGTTCGACGATGACCAACGTGCCGCCTCCCTCGGGGAGACACTCATGCGAGGCGTGAGGGCGGCCGTCCGACGGTTAGTGGAGTCCTGGGACGACGAAGCGTTGGTAGAACCGGACGAGGATGCCGTGTCTCCCGTGAATAACTCCTCGGCGATCCTGTATCTGAATCTCGAAGAGCTCATCTTGCTCACGGCCGACGCTGGAGTTCCGGCGCTTCGACGAGCCTTGGACGTCCTCACGCTTGCACAGCTATCAACCGATTTTCGGTGGTTTCAACTGCCGCATCATGGTAGCAAGCGTAACCTTGGGCCTAGCATTCTGAACCGTCTCCTTGGTCGCCCCTTCGGCGCAGAATCAAACAAGTGGGGTATCGTCTCCGCAGCTACGGACGGTCGTCCCAAACACCCGTCCCAGCGCGTGATCAACGCGGTGCGACGCCGCGGTGCGAAGGTGCAATCCACGTCTGGCCAGAACATTCTTCTCCAGAGCGATGACGCCCTGCCGAGACCCGGCTACCACCCCTTGGCTACGCTTGAGTTCGTGTCCGAGTACGAAGACTGA